The following are encoded together in the Penaeus monodon isolate SGIC_2016 chromosome 44, NSTDA_Pmon_1, whole genome shotgun sequence genome:
- the LOC119568546 gene encoding zinc finger protein 235-like codes for MHSHGKLVCCEICNKEFSKKYNLVIHMRVHTKEKPHSCSICNKAFSSRSSQVNHMRVHTQEKPYNCDICNKAFYVKSHVVSCEICNKDFSAESSQRKHMRVYMKEKPYSCEFCNKGFSQKAGLVKHIRVHTKIMVISMCEDLAVWFLTNSERNTEEHPAFMSLYTCLSVCICIKGKIPNADPCLIMFAI; via the exons ATGCATTCTCATGGAAAGTTAGTCTG ctgtgagatttgcaataaagaaTTCTCAAAAAAATACAACCTAGTAATCCacatgagagtacacacaaaagagaagccacACAGTTGCAGCATTTGCAATAAAGCCTTCTCATCAAGAAGTAGTCAAGTAAACCACATGAGAGTTCatacacaggagaaaccatataACTGTGACATTTGCAATAAGGCATTCTATGTGAAAAGTCATGTAGTTAg ctgtgagatttgcaataaagacTTCTCAGCTGAGTCTAGCCAAAGAAAACATATGAGAGTATATatgaaggagaagccatacagctgtgagttttgcaataAGGGTTTCTCACAGAAAGCTGGCCTAGTGAAACacataagagtacatacaaag ATAATGGTCATCAGCATGTGTGAGGATTTGGCTGTGTGGTTTTTAactaat TCTGAGAGGAACACAGAAGAACATCCAGCTTTCATGTCCTTGTATACGTGTCTGAGTGTCTGTATATGCATAAAAGGCAAAATCCCAAATGCTGATCCTTGCTTAATCATGTTTGCTATCTAA